ATAGCTGCGGCTTCGTTCGTGACAGACTTGGTGTACAGGTCTTCGTAAATCTGTTCGGCCTGTGCAAAGTGCTTGATGCTTTCTTGGTTCTTGCCGGCGTAATGGTAGAGCATTCCCTCGTCAAAATGGTAAAGGAAGGCACTCTTCTCGCCGTAAAGGTCTTCTTTTTTCTTTTCGATTTTTGCAATCGTGCCTTCGAAACCTTCTTTTTTAAGGACGGGGGCGAGCGTTTCGTAACGAGTCATGGACTTGTTTGCGCAAGAACAAAGAATCAAGGAAAGTATTGCGAAAAGAACTAGGCGTTTCATGTTTTCTCCAAAAAAGACGCTGCGTTAAATATAAATAAAACGCCCCTCCGGTTTTGCCGAGGAGCGTTGCTAAGCCTTCGAGAGAGAACGCTTTCGCTAAATTATTTCTTCTTTTTGCCAGAAGCGTCGAGAGTAATTTCGACGGTTTCTTCACCCTTCACGGTCACGAGGGCTTCGGCAGACTTGCGGTTGGAACATTCGGCGCGAACCACGTGGTCGCCGGCATCGAGGTTGTTGATGGTGAGTGCGGCACCGTCGGTCTTGTCGGCGTTGTCGCCGTCGATGTAGATGAGGCACTTGCCCGGAATGGTGGTCACCTTGATAGCACCCTTAGGAATCTTGGTGCCGAAGTCAAATACGTTGCGCTTGTCGTTACCCGGC
The sequence above is drawn from the Fibrobacter sp. UWB15 genome and encodes:
- a CDS encoding PEGA domain-containing protein, which gives rise to MKKLYVFALLVAFLFTVAVADDDPPPRGKAATITIITNPPNSDVFLGGEPLGKSPIENASVKSGRQTLVVIDQGYELVNQRVNIWPGNDKRNVFDFGTKIPKGAIKVTTIPGKCLIYIDGDNADKTDGAALTINNLDAGDHVVRAECSNRKSAEALVTVKGEETVEITLDASGKKKK